A window from Nitrospirota bacterium encodes these proteins:
- a CDS encoding relaxase domain-containing protein, whose product MLSISGVTATKATSYFTKDDYYTKEQGEWQGKGAEALGLAGYIEKDEFKELTLGRNPQGNVLVTSQNGRDHRAGTDLTFSAPKSVSIVSEISGDIRIREAHQQAVTGALQYVETHFSQARITEGGVTERVQTGNLVIAKFDHDTSRALDPQLHTHAVVMNMTQRADGEWRALSNEKLYENKLLIGQIYRNELANNLKALGYEIQVGKNGLFEIKGVDPALIKEFSTRRDQIEQALNGRESGGALAEKITLMTREGKTHDVDRVALRQEWLNRSLELGYSRETIREQALQAGKAIGKETPKLEHLSEAIKFLEVQTAVWSKEEMVKSALKSGLSEGLTINQVEKRIDQALESRELVQLGENKYSSIEAIKTEQKIVDLVQNRQDLFLPGDSNRINTALKEFGAHFNQGQQGAVRLMTETRDGVVGIQGHAGVGKTTMLSVANQYWVKEGFDPRGLSFTGKAAEVLQNEAGIKSQTLHSFLNEKAQGQEVGSSKSQVWILDEASMVGNKQMAGLLKLADRENARVVLIGDTHQLQAIDAGKPFQMLQERGIMVTAKMDEILRQKTEGLKEAVQAIAKELDTGKAVNILNERGQILEINNRFERHMAIAKDYLALSPKEMKNTLIVTARNADRLEINQYIRDGLKQQGQINEKLEKIFTVAIPKTIPEGELKRGESYSPGDLVRFARANQGMEIATGERGIVKQIDGNRLTVHLDRANRTVLVDLEKYHKLTVYSAEPRQFAPGDQMMFLKNDKDLGVVNGSVGIVAKTGEDSLKVETRNGTKEVDLRKYDYIDHAYGSTLHKSQGMTAERVMMNIDTGQAISNSANAFYVGLSRASHEAKVYTDNKEKLPEAVSHWQGKESTQNYEKGRVVESEKEHSKEEFHQRGDETKSNRGFELSI is encoded by the coding sequence ATGCTTTCGATTTCAGGGGTAACCGCGACAAAGGCGACCTCCTATTTTACAAAAGATGATTATTATACCAAAGAGCAGGGGGAATGGCAGGGGAAAGGAGCCGAAGCCCTTGGTCTAGCCGGTTACATTGAAAAGGATGAGTTTAAGGAGTTGACTCTGGGGCGGAATCCTCAAGGGAATGTATTAGTTACCTCTCAAAATGGAAGAGATCATCGGGCCGGAACCGATTTAACCTTTTCAGCGCCAAAAAGTGTTTCCATTGTTTCAGAGATATCCGGGGATATCAGGATACGGGAAGCTCATCAACAAGCAGTCACCGGAGCCCTTCAATATGTTGAAACCCATTTCAGTCAGGCGAGAATCACCGAGGGAGGGGTTACCGAACGGGTTCAAACAGGAAATCTGGTGATTGCTAAATTTGACCATGACACTTCCAGGGCTCTCGATCCGCAGCTCCATACCCATGCCGTTGTAATGAATATGACTCAGAGGGCGGATGGAGAATGGCGGGCCTTATCCAATGAAAAACTTTATGAAAATAAATTGCTGATTGGCCAGATTTACCGGAATGAATTAGCCAATAATCTTAAAGCGCTTGGCTATGAAATTCAGGTTGGAAAAAACGGTCTCTTTGAAATCAAAGGGGTGGATCCAGCTTTAATAAAAGAGTTTTCCACACGCCGTGATCAGATTGAACAGGCCTTAAATGGCCGGGAGTCTGGAGGGGCTTTGGCCGAGAAGATCACGTTGATGACCCGGGAGGGCAAAACCCATGACGTTGACCGGGTGGCTTTAAGACAAGAGTGGCTGAATCGCTCCTTAGAATTGGGTTATTCCAGGGAGACCATTCGTGAACAGGCTCTACAGGCTGGGAAGGCAATAGGTAAAGAGACTCCAAAACTGGAACATTTGAGCGAAGCGATCAAATTCCTCGAGGTTCAAACCGCAGTCTGGTCAAAAGAGGAGATGGTTAAATCTGCACTTAAAAGCGGCCTTTCCGAAGGGCTGACCATTAATCAGGTTGAAAAACGGATTGATCAGGCTCTGGAGAGCCGGGAACTGGTTCAGTTAGGAGAGAATAAATATTCATCCATTGAAGCCATTAAGACAGAACAGAAGATTGTCGATCTCGTTCAAAACCGGCAGGATCTTTTTTTGCCGGGTGATTCAAACCGGATTAATACGGCTCTAAAAGAGTTTGGCGCTCATTTTAATCAGGGTCAGCAGGGAGCGGTTCGTCTCATGACCGAGACTCGCGACGGTGTGGTCGGAATTCAAGGCCATGCCGGGGTTGGAAAAACGACAATGTTATCCGTGGCCAATCAGTATTGGGTGAAGGAAGGATTTGATCCGCGGGGTTTGAGTTTTACGGGTAAAGCCGCCGAGGTCCTTCAGAATGAAGCGGGGATTAAGTCGCAGACACTCCATTCCTTTTTAAATGAAAAAGCTCAGGGACAAGAGGTTGGTTCGAGCAAATCTCAGGTTTGGATTCTGGATGAAGCCTCCATGGTTGGGAATAAACAGATGGCCGGGTTGTTAAAACTGGCCGACCGTGAAAATGCCAGGGTGGTTTTAATCGGTGATACTCATCAGCTTCAGGCCATTGATGCCGGAAAGCCGTTTCAAATGCTCCAAGAGCGGGGAATCATGGTAACGGCCAAAATGGATGAGATTTTACGGCAGAAAACAGAAGGATTAAAAGAGGCGGTCCAGGCAATTGCCAAGGAGTTGGATACCGGGAAAGCGGTCAATATCTTAAATGAGCGAGGGCAAATTTTAGAAATTAATAATCGTTTTGAGCGTCATATGGCCATTGCCAAGGATTATCTCGCCCTCTCTCCAAAAGAGATGAAGAATACTTTAATTGTCACGGCCCGGAATGCTGACCGGCTGGAAATCAACCAATATATTCGGGATGGATTGAAGCAACAGGGGCAGATCAACGAGAAACTAGAAAAAATCTTTACAGTTGCCATTCCTAAAACAATTCCTGAGGGGGAACTAAAACGGGGGGAAAGCTATAGCCCTGGAGATTTGGTCCGATTTGCCCGTGCCAATCAGGGAATGGAAATCGCAACCGGTGAAAGGGGAATCGTAAAACAGATTGACGGGAATAGGCTAACGGTTCATTTGGACCGGGCCAATAGAACTGTCTTGGTTGATCTTGAAAAATATCATAAGCTGACAGTCTATTCGGCTGAACCGAGACAATTTGCGCCCGGCGATCAGATGATGTTTTTAAAAAATGATAAAGACCTGGGAGTTGTGAATGGTTCTGTCGGTATCGTCGCAAAAACCGGGGAGGATTCTCTCAAGGTTGAAACCAGGAACGGGACGAAAGAGGTTGATTTAAGAAAATATGATTATATCGATCATGCTTATGGATCAACTCTTCATAAATCACAGGGAATGACTGCCGAGCGGGTAATGATGAATATTGATACCGGACAGGCGATCAGTAATTCTGCGAATGCTTTTTATGTAGGGCTGAGCCGGGCAAGCCATGAAGCCAAAGTTTATACCGACAATAAGGAGAAACTTCCTGAAGCGGTTAGCCATTGGCAGGGAAAAGAATCGACTCAAAATTATGAGAAAGGGAGAGTCGTTGAATCTGAGAAGGAACATTCGAAAGAAGAATTTCATCAAAGAGGGGATGAGACAAAATCAAATAGAGGCTTTGAGTTATCCATTTAA
- a CDS encoding type IV secretion system DNA-binding domain-containing protein: MSVQPRRKASEGFKRVVNDWFMQIKMNLWIFFGLFIIQIFLFFLVLHWFPLDFTPLRYWPQLIISSLWATFPNHPVVVLDLGEGLHTYLATDVRDWILSLMSKFLQHGGKIFVSTSSVYLFGFLAQYYFRSVSNENSKLKHLRGAQVISEKELQNEIRNKNEKTTFSIGSVPMLSSYNLQHGLILGANGTGKTNLQSGMYESLVEQGYKIILYDYKRELYKRHFRPGRDLLFDPVHECQDSIAWTPFNEFTNKLSVAATSGSLFAPSANEREPYWRVAPREVASGLLHYLWRTNQRTNKDIWNAINLPVEEIRKRLKRIPEGLMGLRHLEGTDGQLLPQTAGVLSGLAQYMSAFNYMQDIRGSFSITSWIRDGKPGTMFLTNSISAQDEVKGVFTLFLDLAGYGLAEMPDDLNRKVVFMFDEFGTLHRLNIIVKLLATIRSRGGSVWLAAQDLGSILRVYGEEDTETLFNNCGTKVIFRVDAPKTLSFVEQAFGEREILVTEEGFTMGTENNRDGLSLGRKTRIEKVVLGSEISTLPNLHCYLKMLHHNPARIHTPLRIFPERNPDLKIRKGLDLDKTIIPEEDEPLSF, from the coding sequence ATGTCAGTCCAACCAAGACGTAAAGCATCTGAAGGTTTTAAACGGGTAGTCAATGATTGGTTCATGCAGATTAAAATGAATCTCTGGATTTTCTTCGGGCTGTTTATAATTCAGATATTTTTATTTTTTCTGGTATTACATTGGTTTCCACTCGATTTTACTCCGCTCCGTTATTGGCCCCAGTTGATCATTTCTTCCCTATGGGCGACGTTTCCAAATCATCCGGTCGTCGTGCTTGATTTAGGAGAAGGGCTTCATACTTATTTGGCAACAGACGTTCGCGACTGGATATTAAGTTTAATGTCCAAATTTTTGCAACATGGCGGAAAAATCTTCGTCAGCACCTCTTCGGTTTATCTATTCGGGTTCCTTGCTCAATATTATTTTCGATCCGTTTCAAACGAAAATTCAAAATTAAAGCATTTGAGGGGCGCGCAGGTTATCTCAGAAAAAGAGCTTCAAAACGAAATCAGGAATAAGAATGAAAAGACAACCTTTTCTATCGGGTCTGTTCCGATGTTAAGTTCTTACAACCTTCAACATGGTCTTATTCTGGGAGCCAATGGAACCGGGAAAACAAACCTCCAGTCAGGAATGTACGAATCATTAGTGGAGCAGGGTTATAAGATCATTCTTTACGATTACAAGAGAGAACTTTACAAACGTCACTTTCGTCCCGGCCGGGATCTGTTATTCGATCCTGTTCATGAATGCCAAGACTCTATTGCGTGGACGCCATTCAACGAATTCACCAATAAACTGTCTGTAGCGGCTACCTCAGGAAGTCTATTTGCTCCATCGGCTAATGAACGGGAACCCTATTGGAGGGTTGCTCCCCGGGAGGTTGCAAGCGGATTGTTACATTATTTATGGAGAACCAATCAGAGAACCAATAAAGACATCTGGAACGCGATTAACCTCCCTGTTGAAGAGATACGAAAACGATTGAAAAGAATTCCGGAAGGTCTAATGGGCCTTCGACATCTGGAAGGGACGGATGGCCAATTGTTACCGCAGACCGCTGGGGTTTTAAGCGGTCTGGCACAGTACATGAGCGCATTTAATTATATGCAGGATATTCGCGGCAGTTTTTCAATTACCTCATGGATCAGAGACGGGAAACCCGGAACAATGTTTTTAACTAATTCTATCTCTGCTCAGGATGAGGTCAAAGGTGTGTTCACTCTCTTCCTGGATCTGGCCGGGTATGGTTTGGCTGAAATGCCTGATGATCTCAACCGAAAAGTCGTCTTTATGTTTGATGAATTCGGGACTCTTCATCGCCTCAATATTATCGTCAAGCTTTTAGCCACAATACGGTCACGGGGCGGATCGGTCTGGCTGGCGGCGCAGGACCTTGGTTCAATCCTTCGGGTCTATGGAGAGGAAGATACAGAAACATTGTTCAATAATTGCGGGACCAAGGTCATATTTCGGGTTGATGCCCCCAAAACATTATCCTTCGTTGAACAGGCGTTTGGAGAACGTGAGATTCTGGTAACGGAAGAGGGTTTTACGATGGGAACCGAAAATAACAGGGACGGACTGAGTTTGGGACGGAAGACCAGGATTGAAAAGGTTGTTCTTGGCAGCGAAATTTCAACCCTTCCCAATCTCCATTGCTATTTAAAAATGCTTCACCATAATCCCGCACGGATTCATACTCCTTTGAGAATCTTTCCTGAAAGAAATCCCGATTTGAAAATCAGAAAGGGCCTCGATCTGGACAAAACGATAATACCGGAAGAGGATGAACCCCTTTCGTTTTAA